The nucleotide sequence TGCCGCCGCGTCTTGGGCGAGAGCCGCCGGCGCGGCGCTCACCGCGAATGCCAGGAGAAACCACAGAGTCGCGGGGTCTGGGGCGCGACGAAGTTTCATGAGGGGCCTCGCGGACTTTCGGTTGAGAGCAGGCCATTCAGGAAGATTTCGATGTGCGCTTCGAAATAGCGACGCGGGTCGAACGACGCCTCCTGTACACAGGTGGCGAAGCTGTGCTTCCACAGCGCGGCCGTGAGCATCGGCGCGATACTCAGCCGCACCGCGAGCGACGGATCGAGCCGGCGAAATTCGCCGCGCGCCATGCCGAGCTTCATCGCGTGCTCGAACAGCTTGATGTTGCGCTGCATGACTTCCTCGTAATAGAACGCGGCCAGCTCCGGGAAGCTGCCGGCCTCGCTCATCATCAGCTTGGCGATGCCGCTGGTCGGCCCTTCC is from Candidatus Sulfotelmatobacter sp. and encodes:
- a CDS encoding TetR/AcrR family transcriptional regulator, translated to VRATLAHADRPRWRRRKEARPAELLDAALEVFVERGYAATRLEDVARRAGITKGAMYHYFENKESLFKAMVRAKVVENIAAIEQIVQEFQGSARDMLLLLMTRWWDRVVEGPTSGIAKLMMSEAGSFPELAAFYYEEVMQRNIKLFEHAMKLGMARGEFRRLDPSLAVRLSIAPMLTAALWKHSFATCVQEASFDPRRYFEAHIEIFLNGLLSTESPRGPS